DNA sequence from the Vicia villosa cultivar HV-30 ecotype Madison, WI linkage group LG3, Vvil1.0, whole genome shotgun sequence genome:
TTAATGCTAGCTTTCACACatgatgagttttgaacacttgaattgataaaatgtatttgaagctttttccatactttttgatatgattatttgacttgtactttgtcttcatcaaaacacattggatGGCGAGTCTTGACTTAACACTTTTGAACTTGTTTATCTCAGAAATACAGCTCCCTGTCAGCAATATGTCATACTCATAAAGACACATCATAATCAGATTGCCATCTGGGGTATGTTTAACATACACACCATACTCAAGATCAAATTTATAAAATCCCTACTGTTTGAAAAAATAATCAATCTTCATATTCCCAACCCTTGGAGCCTGTTTAAGCCTGTACAAGGCTTTATGCagcttgtacaccatcccttctttGTTCTTTATCACAAATCCAGAAGGTTGTAACACATACACTTATTCTTGCATTGGACCATTCAGAAATGTTAATTTGACATCTAAATGTATCAGAGGGCAATTCCTAATTGCAGCTATATCAATCACCAGTTTtgttgtttcatgtctagctacaggtgaAAATACTTCAAAGTAGTCTAAACTAGATTTTTGTAGAAATCATCTAGCTACTAAATTTGCTTTATGCCTGCAAATTAACCCATCTAGCCTCAGATTTATCTTGAAAACCCATCTCACACTAATGATTTTCTTGTTCCTCAGAAAAACAGTCAATTCCCATgtcttttttctttcaattacCTCAAGTTCTTCCTTCATGGCATTCACCCACACTTTCTTCTTAAATGCCTCATTGATGTTGACAGGTTCAAAATCCACCATCATGGCTCACTGTATGACTTCACCTTCATAGTCTACCTTAGTATCCTGCAGCAACTCGAAGCTTACAAGTCTTCTTGGTATCTGCCTAATTCTTTGTGGTCTTTGAAACTACACAAGTTCACCTTCAGAGCCAAGTCCACCTTCAGAGGTTGGATTACCTTCAAAAGTTGGATTACCTTCAGACTCTGACTCACCTTCAAAGTCAGAATCTCCTTCAGATTCAGAATCTCCTTCAGAGCCAGGCTCTCCTTCAGAGTCAGACTCAACTTCAGAGGCGTGACCTTCAGGGGCAGGTCCTTAAGAGGCAGACTGAGACTTTTTCCAATCCTAACCCTTTGATTCTTTCATTGTGTCATCTCTACTGATAGCGATTTAGTTGGTCATTGGTGTCTGACCCTAAATTTTACCGGCATTTTTGTTCTTTTACTAGTTTACCACTTTTTTCATCGGGGTGTACGAAAAGTATTTTCTTTGCATTCTGTGCTTGCTTTTTCTATTTTAGGCCCATTtcacaaaataaataattgtttcttttttatttttatttttttgtatttttttgtatTCAATCATTAGTTCAAAAATGGATCAAAGTGACAAAAATAGAATCTTTTCATTCGTTCAATCATTAGTTTACACCAGAGTTCGAATTACACTAAAAAAGTCCAAGAGTAATTTCAAAATTACAAGACTTGAGCCCTGAGTTGTTATTCAGTTACAAATCAATTTCAATATGTAAAATCATTCCAAAATCTTGGTTGGGAGGTCTTTGTAGCTATAactttgtgtttggtttggaggATAGCCATTGTAAACTCCTGTCTGTTTATAAGAAGGTTTTGGGAAAAATCATTGAAAAGCTTACACAAGATCATAGTGGAaactctcaaaaaaaaaaaatttggggAGAGAAGTAGGTCACTTTATTAGAATAAACCTCTATAAATTTAAATTGCTTATCTATCTTCTCTTATATCTTTTCACTTCATTTATTTCCAGTGCATTTATCTATTTGattttctattttccttttttttatcttatttgttttacaaacGTGTTTTGAAATCTGAGTTTGTTTCAACCACCCCCTCTCCTCCAttgtgtttggagtcacttgtCTAACATTCTAAACATAAGAATAAAAATGATAAACCTAAGAATGACACTTTAACCAATTTGAATGTGTCAACATACAATGACCTCAAGTGGCATGTCTCTTAATGTTATAATTCTTCAGAGATGGTGAGGGCATGAGATGGACTTGAACTCTTAtcctttagagtgtgtttggatgaggtaattagaaattttaagggaatttaaaattcaaagcaatttaaatgattcaattgaaatccattcattttaaattattttgtttggatgaagtattaaggtaattcatagttagattttttggatatttttttataaaatataaattttttggaccaaattaaaaaattgaaaagtagggaccaaattgcaatttttaaaaatttgaaggaccaaattgtaaattttaaaaattagtaaggaccaatttgcaattttttgaaaatttttggagtcaattttataattttggaaaatatgaggaccaatttgtaaaatttgaagaaataataataacaaatacattctatggaacatgagaggaatttcaaattctttggtttttggtgtcatttcaaaatgattgaaTTTAACTTATATGAAATGCCCcaaaaatttccatcattttaacaattcttcatatttgtatccaaacaatggattttggtcaaatcattttaaattccttcaaaaaattactttctttcattaaaatgctccatccaaacacactcttaatgTTATAGCTTATTACTAATTCCTTGTACTAGACTCGTATCAACATCATCTCTCTTAAGTCACAACTTCATTCAGCATCTTCTGACTTAGAACCTGCATGAGATAAGTCTTGTTTAACTATTTTGATAGTGTTCATCATATTTGTAACTCTTGCacactaaaattaaattaaattaaaagatagAGAACCTAGTGTGCTCACTACAAAATATGGAAATTAActtaaaaacatatataaataattataaatttcttgTATACAGTTAATGAATCCAACTATTAGAGAGATATATAACTCACATAAATGCAGTTATCAGACGCAAAGAAAATGGTTAGTCTTTTAAATGGAATCGATATCATTAGTTATCTATCTAGGTTTGTTAGACATAGatgtaattaaaaaatatacaaaaaaaggaATTAATGTGTCAAAAATTATATAGAGAAACAAATAAGACTTGATATAGTAACAACCCTATAAATTAAcacaatttcttttttttttactttttctttgtCCTACTCGCATGTATCCTAGAAAAACAATCGAATTCACGTGTTTTGATCCTCAACAATAGAATCTTATATTCTAAATTCTCAAAATagattatttttgtttatataagTGATAGATATCAATTCATTTGAGTTATTCTCAACTATGCAGGCCATTCATACATAATCTTTGAATTTCTTATTAGTATTATATGTATTTAGTTCATTCATATTTTTCTCCACTCGAATTGTGACATAAATTGTTTCCTAACCATGTCAAGTTGATGACACTTGATTATTTAGTTTTTATCGATGACCACAATTGCAACACTAATTAGTACGAAGAATATTTGTCGGTTAGACATATATATTCTCTTTGACATAAAAACGAAAATTTCACTAATCAcacatttatattattttgtcgtCTATACATGCAAAAATTTCTcgtttgataaaataaaaatgtgaacACTCTGGTACCCTTGAGTTTAGTTGGATACCGGTATCCTTATCCAATCAAACATTATGATTCAACGCCAcgtcactttttattttattttattttaaaaataaattaaaattttaacaaaaattacACTGGTTTTCCTACAAAATGGCATCACACAAAATAGTCACGATATTGTATAATTGGCCGAGATCTTGTGATTTTCAACGAAAAAAATATTGCttaccaatattattttttattaaaatctaaCAAGTAGTATTGTGTGTAAGATGTTCAATAAagattttaaaaattcaattatgtATTCTATTGtagattataaatattatttcagatttaaaattttaaatttaaatggatttatttaaattaactaaacttatatatatatatatatatatatatatatatatatatatatatatatatatatatatatatatatatatatatatatatatatatatataaaaaatagctTTATTTTCCTTTATGCAAAAGTTTATAGTTTCCAAAAATCAGTAATTTGCAAAGTTGACACGTTATctaaaatattagataaaaaaattatacaaaagtTGATAATCTATAATCTAAGAAAAGTTGTTATtctggaaaataaaaaaaaatctttttttgttattttagtctaaattaaaattttggaggcaaaaaatatcttttttaaaaattttcaactcactttttacttttcacttttcacctaaacaaaaataatatttgtatacggaaaaaaattattattgatctaaatattttttatatacgaaaaataatatttacgatctaaaaaaaatttattcaaaaaaagtatacggaaaaaaaatattattgatctaaatatttttatatacaaaaatttacaattaattcagatatttttgtaaatgatacctaaacgtaaataatatttgtaaatgggaaaaatctattaataatctaaatatttttatatatgaaaaatggtatttgtgatccaaaaaagtttgattcaaaaattgtatacggaaaaaaatttattattgatttaaatatttttatatacgaaaatttactattgatcccgatatttttctaaatgatacctaataataaataatatttgtataggggaaaaatctattattaatttaaatatttttatatacgaaagatggtatttatgatccaaaaatgatatacggaaaaaaattatttatttaaatattttatatacgaaaaaatctataattgatttaaattttttttattttttaaccttctatttaaaataaatatattatgtaaacaaatacGCGTACCAAACCAGAACCAATGTGTATGCACGCATTTGTTACTAGTTTTCAAATATCAGTAGCACATTAATTGAGGTACTTTAAAaagagatttatttatttttatttaaattttgaaatatatattacatCATCACCCAATAAAATTATAACATTCAGTCATGTCATATTAATACTTTAAAATTAAAAACGTGACTTGACGCGATACGTCTGTAattggttgatagtgtaaaaGTATTGTATACTATCGACGCATactttttttttctaataatattttaaaattttaaaatttgttaattatATATCTATTAATTTTGACTTGCTTTCCAaacaaaaataatgaaattaattagtGAAAAAAACAtcgaaaataaagaaaatgcttttatcaaaaataagaaataataccTAATACATAGTATTCGATACTATTTCTTATTCGAATAAGTATActtaacaaaataacaaaaaatagagTAAATAATTTGATTCCACCCCCACTTTTAAGAAACATAGGATAATGAAAATCATGAATGTAATAAATGAAAGCAAACACATCATGTTTTATTTACTTCTTTCTCACATTATTTATCACTGCATTCTTCATCATATATATTTAACTCCATTGTTGGTTATTCATTTTCTTCTATATAGTAACATTTTCAGATTTTGTTAGGTTTCAAAATGAAGGAAGATATCATAGCACTTGAAAATGGTATTGCAAATGATCCAAATTCTCTTCTAGATGATGATGGAAGACCTAAAAGAACTGGTATCTCTTTCATGCATATTTCTCTAACAGCTGTTTTTCGTTTAtcttttatttctgtatatattttatttattaattaattgaccACTAATTGATTTGATCAACATATGAAGAATGTATGCtattatgaaatttcttttaagaattttaagagttttagtttatgtttggattagcttttcaATGACCAATCTCATGTTCCAAGTTTTTGTGAAGCTCCAATTTTTTGATATAATTTTTAAGGTTTTTGAACATATATTTAACCACCATTGATAATTAATAGATCGGAGCTTGAATTTGATACTTGTTTATTGTGTGCATAAAATGTTTATTAATTCTTGAGGTCTCTATTAATTCTGATGTGTTATTTTATGCATAGTTGGAATACAACTTacctaaatttttattttataaaagaaaaattgaaaaaatataattaagttTAATGTCATTTTCATGAGTAGCCGAAATACaactcattttaattttattttaaaaagataaaaCGTAATTACAACTAAAATTTGagtaaaaaaaacagaaaaattatAAACTTTCTATTCATtaattttcccttttcttttataCGCATGAATTTGCACTTATGGttactttttttctttattctcctTTTTTTCACAATTTTATTGCTATGTACTAAAGTGGCTATGGTTAGTATGATTAGAATTGGTGAAACGTGTCATTCTATATaaactcttattttatttttaatcaatgtaATACTTAAATTTTTATCAATAATTCTATGTTATATagatattattaaatttaaataaataataataatataaatatgattaatatagagagacattttattttattttttataattgagATTTTTAATTCATGATATCTAGTATTCTAATTATCAAGAGAGAAAATTCATTAAACTTTAATACTCTTTAgttaatcataaaataaatagtttttaaaaaataataataacttaaaTGTAACTTTGATCTCTCTACCTAAACAAGTTGTGGTCCTTTTataaaaatttctttttgcaCCCTCTAATTTCACTTTTCTACCTCATCTTATTTTAGGCCAATTTGGATGATGCAGCTTACTTATTAAGATAAAAATAACCATATTAATGTATTGTATTAGATTGTTATTtcaaaattaagataaaataatacAATGACGATTATTAGGTTGAAAATCTTTATCTCAAAGTTATCTGTATGAATTTTCTTAGTTTACATGTCTTAAGAAGTCTTTAAATGATCGTCATTTGCAGGAACAGTATGGACTGCAGCCGCACATATTATAAACACGGTTATTGGGACCGGAGTCCTCTCTTTACCATGGGCCATGTCCCAAATGGGATGGACCCTTGGAATATCATGCATTTTAATCTTTGCTGGTATTACATTATACACATCAAATCTTCTAGCTGATTGTTATAGATCACCTGATTCTGTTACTGGTAAAAGAAACACCACTTATATGGAAGCTGTCAAAGTTCACTTAGGTGACAAACAACATGTGATTTGTGGTTTGTTTCAGTACATTAACCTTGTTGGTTTCACAATTGGTTTCATCATAACTGCATCTATAAGTATAGTGTAAGTTCTTTAACCATTCTCTATTAATTTTTCATTGTTAACTTGATGGTGTTAATTTCATGTATGTTTTTTTTCCAGGAATATAATGAAAAACCTTTGCTACCGCGAGAATGGGTTTGAAGCTTCATGTCATTTTTCTAATAACCCATACATGATTACTATTGGACTAATTGAAATAATATTGTCTCAAATTCCAAATTTTCACAAGGTATCTATTCTCTCAGTCATAGCAGCTACCATGGCTTTTGGCTATGCTTCCATTGGAGTTGGACTTTCTCTTTTAACTCTTATCCAAGGTTCGTTACTTATAACTACTAATAACCAACTATAACAACTAACACAAACCTCATTCAAAACTGAAGGTTTTTTCTCTTTGATTAGGAAACGGAAACGTAAACAGCACGACATCATTTGTGGGAAGCGACAAGAATAGTAGTACAACAGATATAGTATGGAATATGCTGGTTGCAATAGGAGACATTGCACTTGCAGGTGGTTACGCTCAAATTGCAATAGATATACAAGACACTTTGAAATCATCACCTCCCGAAAATAAAACAATGAAAAGAGCAAACGCGCTTGGTATATTCACCATGACTATTTTCTTTATCTTGAATGCATGTGGTGGATATGCTGCATTTGGTTCAAACACTCCTGGTAACATACTCATGAGTTCCGGCTTTCGCAAACCTTTTTGGTTATTGGAATTGGCCAATGCCTTCATAGTTGTCCACCTTGTTGGAGCATTTCAGGTTTATGTTTGTTTTTTATCTTTACTTTACACTATAATATTTTATGAGACACGGTCATCGCCTTTTTTCAGGCCTTTTTTTAGAGGTGTTTGTGCTACAGTTATTAATTCTTAATGTATTGACAGGTAATAGTCCAACCTGTGTTTCGTATAGTTGAAATTATGGCTACGGAAAAGTGGTCAAACTCAAGTTTTGTAACAACGGAGATTCCTATGAATTTTGGCAAAAAAAAATACACTATCAATTACTTTAGATTACTTTGGAGGACAATCTTTGTAATGGTGGTAACTGTTTTAGCCATGGCAATGCCATTTTTCAATGCAATGATTGCCCTTCTTGGTGCTGTTGGGTTTTGGCCTTCAGTTGTTTATTTTCCAGTGGAGATGTATATTGTCAAACAAAACATCAGAAAAGGAACAATTCATTGGATTGGACTTCAAACATTGAGCTTTTTCTGTTTGAGTGTGTCTCTAGCTGCAGCAATTGGAGCTATTCATGGGTTGGGTGAAGCTGTTGGAAAATACAAACCTTTCATATATAAGGCCTAATGAGCTTTATTGGGCTTAATcctctggtctcatttataagaaaatattcattttttagatacattgaataaataatgcatCTGGACAACATATTatccaaatacattatttattcagtGTATCTAAAAatagaatattttcttataaataggacaaGAGGCTGTATTATAGATCCCTATGATATTTCAATTATAGAATTTGTAAGCCATAATATGGTTACTATCTTTGTAGTTTGACAACATAGACTTTATACTATGGTTAAACATTGAGAAAAAATGATTATATTAAGCTAAAGAGAGATGCTTCTAGTTAAAATGATGAGGACTATTTACTTTTTGACTAATGAAACAATAGAACATGAAAACACCCCAAACTTGCAGAATATATGGATGAAATGGAAACTTTCCTACCCACTATATTTGACATTTAAATGCCATTGATTAATTTCAGTTGGTTCATGATTGCTACGTGATTATTGACTTCCAGGGCAACTCGTGAAAAGGTTTAAGGTAAAACTGGATTTATAAATTTTAACAAGATACAAATGATCAAATTGTGAGCTAGTGATCAAAGTGGATTTCTAATGTTTCAGAAAATTGAATTCAACTATACTTATTGTAAATCATGCCaaaattaaggtttttttttttggggGAGTGAAAAATTAAGGTTATTTGGATACTTAAAaatgagaatatatatatatatatatatatatatatatatatatatatatatatatatatatatatatatatttatttgtggGTCGGCCAAAGGTCCAAGGAATTAAGTTCCAAATTAATGTCAATCTAATTCAAATGAATTAAAGTATAAAGTGATCTCACACAAAATGCAAGGTACGCATTCTTAtcttcacctttttattatattcatcTTGAATTTTTAATTAACTTGGAAAAAATGTTAATTTTGTAGGCCAATTCATGTGTTGTCGTATCGAAGATCAGCACCAGTT
Encoded proteins:
- the LOC131654791 gene encoding amino acid permease 1-like, translated to MKEDIIALENGIANDPNSLLDDDGRPKRTGTVWTAAAHIINTVIGTGVLSLPWAMSQMGWTLGISCILIFAGITLYTSNLLADCYRSPDSVTGKRNTTYMEAVKVHLGDKQHVICGLFQYINLVGFTIGFIITASISIVNIMKNLCYRENGFEASCHFSNNPYMITIGLIEIILSQIPNFHKVSILSVIAATMAFGYASIGVGLSLLTLIQGNGNVNSTTSFVGSDKNSSTTDIVWNMLVAIGDIALAGGYAQIAIDIQDTLKSSPPENKTMKRANALGIFTMTIFFILNACGGYAAFGSNTPGNILMSSGFRKPFWLLELANAFIVVHLVGAFQVIVQPVFRIVEIMATEKWSNSSFVTTEIPMNFGKKKYTINYFRLLWRTIFVMVVTVLAMAMPFFNAMIALLGAVGFWPSVVYFPVEMYIVKQNIRKGTIHWIGLQTLSFFCLSVSLAAAIGAIHGLGEAVGKYKPFIYKA